ATTCTCTAAAAACATTACTTTTTCCTATGGTTAAATAAGAACATTGGCCATCATACTTCTTATCTTGAGCGCTATTACCCAAGACTGCTCCCATGAAAAGGATGCAATCTTCTCCAATGCTCGTCCACTTTTTTATGACTACATGAGAGTCTATCTGGGCATTGTTTCCTATAATTACCTCTTCTTCTATAATTGAATAAGGGCCAATACTCACATTTTTACCAATTTCTGCTTTTGAATGAATAATAGCAGTGGAATGAATCATCTTATTTTCCCTCAATTTACCAAATATTTCTAATCACCGATCGCAAACATTAATTCTGCTTCGGCTACTTTCTTTTCGTCAACAAAAGCTTCTCCAAGTATTTTACTGGTGCTCTCTCGGACTCTTAGCGGTGTTACCTTTAAAACTAATTGATCACCCGGTAAAACTGGCCTTCTAAACCTTACTTTATCCATGCCCATAAAATAAATTAGCTTTCCTTTGTATTTTTCCTGCTGCAATAAGAGAACGCCTCCTGTTTGAGCCATCGCTTCGATAATTAAAACCCCTGGCATAATAGGTCTTCCCGGAAAATGTCCTTGGAAGAACTCCTCGTTAGCCGTTACATTCTTAATCCCTACTGCTCTTACCCCTTTTTCTAATTCAATTACTTTATCTATTAATAAGAATGGATATCTATGAGGCAGTATCTCTTTAATCTGGTTAATGTCCAACATCCTCTCCCTCCTTAACTAAAATTTAATTAGAATGCCAAGATTAACCTTTATTTTTATAACTATCTACAATCTTCTTGGCTAATTTGATATTTAAACTATGCCCAGATTTTAAGGCAATAAAATGCCCTACGACTGGACATCCTACTAAGGAAATATCTCCCATTAAATCTAATATTTTGTGTCTTACTAATTCATCTTCAAAACGAAGATGATCATTTAAAATTTTGTCTTCACTTATCACTACTGCGTTTTCTAAACTTCCACCTTTTATTAAACCTTTTTTTCTTAAACTCTCTACTTCAGATAAAAAGCCAAAGGT
The window above is part of the bacterium genome. Proteins encoded here:
- the fabZ gene encoding 3-hydroxyacyl-ACP dehydratase FabZ — protein: MLDINQIKEILPHRYPFLLIDKVIELEKGVRAVGIKNVTANEEFFQGHFPGRPIMPGVLIIEAMAQTGGVLLLQQEKYKGKLIYFMGMDKVRFRRPVLPGDQLVLKVTPLRVRESTSKILGEAFVDEKKVAEAELMFAIGD